A stretch of the Ischnura elegans chromosome 5, ioIscEleg1.1, whole genome shotgun sequence genome encodes the following:
- the LOC124158820 gene encoding post-GPI attachment to proteins factor 3, with protein MSGLQTIITWSVFIFLPLILPGCIASVGDDSPFYRNCVSICVTANCTNDYNSRNSKETSFPGNIIAWPCLEECRYHCMWVTVDAFLRRGWDVPQFHGRWPFVRFLGLQEPASVLFSLLNFSSHMIMLQLFRKEVPRTAPMYWVWHFHSLVCMHAWFWSSVFHGWETPLTEKMDYFCAYSMVLCSLYVMGLRFFSATINFKTLSLTVLCGGLFVYHVTYLSLVKFDYSYNMQANIIVGALNALGWLLWCAWPQSCTSAKSRKLCIISVLLAIASTALEILDFPPVFWSIDAHALWHLSTAFLPLLWYRFLIMDCNSMCVAHMEKQKKIF; from the exons ATGAGTGGGCTTCAAACTATAATTACTTGGTCCGTATTTATCTTCCTTCCGTTAATATTGCCAGGATGCATTGCCTCAGTTGGAGATGATAGCCCATTTTATAGAAATTGTGTTTCCATATGCGTAACTGCGAACTGTACAAAcg ATTATAACTCGAGGAACTCTAAGGAGACATCATTTCCTGGGAACATTATAGCTTGGCCTTGTCTTGAGGAATGTCGATATCACTGTATGTGGGTCACTGTGGATGCATTTCTTCGAAGAGGTTGGGATGTACCTCAGTTCCATGGCAGA TGGCCTTTTGTGAGGTTTCTAGGGCTTCAGGAGCCAGCTAGTGTACTCTTCTCACTTCTGAATTTCAGCTCACATATGATTATGCTTCAATTGTTTAGGAAAGAAGTTCCCAGGACTGCACCAATGTATTGGGTGTGGCATTTCCATAGTCTG GTTTGCATGCATGCCTGGTTTTGGTCATCTGTCTTCCATGGTTGGGAAACTCCTCTCACTGAAAAGATGGACTATTTTTGTGCATATTCAATGGTTTTGTGTTCATTATATGTTATGGGATTAAG ATTCTTCTCAGCAACtatcaattttaaaacattatcacTCACTGTCCTTTGTGGGGGTCTCTTTGTGTATCATGTGACTTACCTATCTCTGGTAAAATTTGATTACTCTTACAACATGCAAGCAAATATTATTGTTG gtgCTCTGAATGCTCTTGGTTGGCTCCTGTGGTGTGCTTGGCCACAGAGTTGCACCTCTGCCAAATCTCGTAAGCTGTGTATTATATCAGTTCTTCTAGCGATTGCTTCTACGGCTCTAGAGATACTAGATTTCCCCCCTGTCTTCTGGTCGATAGATGCACATGCACTGTGGCACTTGAGCACAGCTTTTCTACCACTTCTGTGGTATAG GTTCCTGATCATGGACTGCAACTCAATGTGTGTGGCTCACATGGAAAAACAGaagaagatattttga